A genome region from Candidatus Falkowbacteria bacterium includes the following:
- the smpB gene encoding SsrA-binding protein SmpB, whose protein sequence is MSVLALNKRASYDYEFLEKFIAGIVLTGPEVKAAKAGLANLKGAFVVFRDSGGPRPEAYLINSYIGHYRCAAGKESYNPEVPRKLLLRRQEISRLVGKQQEKGLTLVPIRLYTERSLIKLEFAIARGKKSFDKRRAIKDRELKRGLKSIRQSGDIRG, encoded by the coding sequence ATGAGCGTCTTAGCGCTAAACAAACGAGCGTCTTATGACTATGAATTTTTAGAAAAGTTCATAGCCGGTATTGTTTTGACTGGGCCAGAAGTTAAGGCGGCTAAGGCGGGTTTAGCTAATCTAAAAGGGGCTTTCGTGGTCTTTAGAGATAGCGGCGGTCCTCGACCAGAAGCTTATTTAATAAACTCATATATTGGGCATTATCGTTGTGCGGCTGGCAAAGAATCTTACAACCCAGAAGTACCCCGAAAATTGCTTCTTAGACGGCAAGAAATCTCTCGTTTAGTAGGAAAACAGCAAGAAAAGGGGTTGACATTGGTTCCAATCAGACTGTATACTGAGAGAAGTCTTATTAAGCTAGAATTCGCTATAGCTCGCGGAAAAAAGAGCTTTGACAAGCGTCGAGCCATTAAAGATCGAGAGCTAAAACGAGGTCTTAAAAGTATTCGCCAGAGTGGCGACATAAGGGGCTAG